One segment of Theobroma cacao cultivar B97-61/B2 chromosome 9, Criollo_cocoa_genome_V2, whole genome shotgun sequence DNA contains the following:
- the LOC18589182 gene encoding zinc finger protein CONSTANS-LIKE 5: MRMGMEIASVKGIPGGWGMAAKTCDTCKSAAAAIFCRADSAFMCLNCDSRIHSGNNKLVSSRHERVWMCEVCEQAPAAVTCKADAAALCVTCDADIHSANPLARRHERVPVEPFFDSADTVVKSSPFSFLVPMDHSGACQQEDVEPGSWLLPNPNLISKLTGETNQVKTGDLFFSEIDPFIDFEYQNSFQPHNNAAMDSVVPVQAKPATIPVINNENCFDIDFCRSKLTAFSYQTPSLSQSVSSSSLEVGVVPDGNTLSEISYPFGRTMTDPSVPISATTTNNQAPQACGIDREARVLRYREKRKNRKFEKTIRYASRKAYAESRPRIKGRFAKRAEIDNEVDHMYNSPSAAAAFMSDAQYSVVPSF, encoded by the exons ATGAGGATGGGAATGGAGATAGCGAGCGTCAAGGGGATTCCGGGAGGCTGGGGCATGGCTGCTAAGACATGCGACACTTGTAAATCAGCTGCTGCGGCTATTTTTTGTCGTGCTGATTCGGCTTTTATGTGCCTGAATTGTGATTCCAGGATCCACTCTGGTAATAACAAACTCGTCTCTTCTCGTCATGAGAGGGTGTGGATGTGCGAGGTGTGCGAGCAGGCCCCAGCTGCGGTCACTTGCAAGGCCGACGCTGCTGCCCTTTGCGTTACCTGTGATGCCGACATCCACTCTGCTAATCCTCTGGCTCGTCGCCACGAGCGTGTCCCTGTCGAGCCTTTCTTTGACTCTGCTGATACCGTTGTCAAATCTTCCCCTTTCAGCTTTCTTGTGCCGATGGATCATAGTGGTGCTTGTCAACAAGAAGATGTAGAACCTGGTTCTTGGTTGTTGCCCAATCCTAACCTCATTTCCAAACTCACCGGGGAAACTAATCAAGTCAAAACAGGGGATTTGTTCTTCTCTGAAATAGATCCGTTTATTGATTTCGAGTACCAGAATTCGTTTCAACCTCATAATAACGCAGCTATGGATAGCGTAGTTCCAGTTCAGGCCAAACCAGCAACAATTCCAGTGATCAACAATGAAAATTGTTTCGATATTGACTTCTGTCGATCCAAGCTCACAGCTTTCAGCTACCAAACTCCGTCTCTCAGCCAAAGT GTTTCATCATCGTCGCTTGAGGTAGGAGTAGTTCCAGATGGGAATACCCTGTCCGAAATCTCGTATCCTTTCGGACGAACCATGACTGATCCGAGCGTACCCATCTCGGCAACTACGACCAATAACCAAGCACCCCAAGCCTGTGGAATCGATCGAGAGGCTAGAGTTTTAAGGTAcagagagaagagaaagaacaGAAAATTCGAGAAAACAATCCGCTACGCTTCCCGAAAGGCCTACGCTGAGTCAAGGCCAAGAATCAAAGGCCGTTTCGCCAAAAGAGCCGAAATCGACAACGAAGTTGACCACATGTATAACTCGCCTTCTGCTGCAGCAGCTTTCATGTCCGACGCCCAGTACAGTGTCGTCCCTTCCTTTTGA